A region of Streptomyces deccanensis DNA encodes the following proteins:
- a CDS encoding MarR family winged helix-turn-helix transcriptional regulator encodes MTRWLTPDEQRAWRAYVAASSLLEDALDRQLQQEAGLPHLYYSVLSALSEAPERRMRMTELAERLKITRSRLTYVVTRLEKDGVVRREECQWDKRGSVAVLTDEGMALLERTAPGHVETVRRAVFDHLSPEQIGQFEEICAAIATAIQGGDPRTTPASDDLPWRRRACTSTQQDERDHV; translated from the coding sequence ATGACCCGCTGGCTCACCCCCGACGAACAGCGTGCCTGGCGTGCCTACGTGGCCGCGAGTTCCCTCCTGGAGGACGCGCTCGATCGGCAGCTCCAGCAGGAGGCCGGCCTGCCGCACCTCTACTACTCCGTGCTCTCCGCCCTCTCCGAAGCGCCCGAGCGCCGGATGCGGATGACCGAGCTCGCCGAGCGTCTGAAGATCACGCGCAGCCGGTTGACGTACGTCGTGACCAGGCTGGAGAAGGACGGCGTGGTCCGGCGCGAGGAGTGCCAGTGGGACAAGCGCGGCAGTGTCGCCGTGCTCACGGACGAGGGCATGGCCCTGCTGGAGCGCACGGCGCCGGGGCATGTGGAGACGGTTCGCCGGGCCGTCTTCGACCATCTCAGTCCCGAGCAGATCGGCCAGTTCGAGGAGATCTGCGCGGCCATCGCGACGGCGATCCAGGGCGGGGACCCCCGCACGACCCCCGCCTCGGACGACCTCCCGTGGCGCCGCCGCGCGTGTACGTCGACCCAGCAGGACGAGCGCGACCACGTGTGA
- a CDS encoding dihydrofolate reductase family protein, with the protein MPQPYVLLSAAVSLDGFLDDTGPERLLLSGPADFDRVDEVRAASDAILIGAGTLRTDNPRLLVNSPERRAARVAAGLPEYPLKVTVSASGELDPAAQFWHTGGEKVVYTTDKGAERLRGLGLPTGPNGVAVVSVGPELEWTAVLDHLGDVRGVRRLMVEGGGRVHTQLLQQGLADEVQLAVAPLFVGEADAPRLFGTGTYPGGPKSRLRLLETRPVGDVVLIRYAPTVPGTGPAASPADRHWLDLACTLAAACPPSRTAFSVGAVVVAADGTELARGHSREGDDPVVHAEEAALAKLDPADPRLATATVYSSLEPCARRASRPAPCARLVLDAGVRRVVTAWREPDTFVENAAAGNALLSAEGAEVVVLPEYEDRAKAPNRHLVG; encoded by the coding sequence ATGCCCCAGCCCTACGTCCTGCTGTCCGCCGCCGTCTCCCTCGACGGCTTCCTGGACGACACGGGGCCCGAGCGGCTGCTGCTCTCCGGCCCGGCCGACTTCGACCGGGTCGACGAGGTGCGCGCGGCCAGCGACGCCATCCTGATCGGCGCCGGCACCCTGCGCACCGACAACCCCCGGCTGCTGGTCAACTCCCCCGAGCGACGCGCGGCCCGGGTCGCCGCCGGGCTCCCGGAGTACCCGCTGAAGGTCACGGTCAGCGCGTCCGGCGAACTCGACCCCGCGGCCCAGTTCTGGCACACCGGCGGCGAGAAGGTCGTGTACACGACCGACAAGGGCGCGGAGCGGCTGCGGGGGCTGGGCCTGCCGACCGGACCGAACGGGGTGGCCGTCGTCTCCGTCGGCCCGGAGCTGGAGTGGACGGCCGTCCTCGACCACCTCGGGGACGTACGCGGTGTCCGCCGCCTCATGGTGGAGGGCGGCGGCCGGGTCCACACCCAGCTCCTCCAGCAGGGCCTCGCGGACGAGGTGCAGCTGGCTGTCGCACCGCTCTTCGTGGGCGAGGCGGACGCGCCGCGACTGTTCGGGACGGGTACCTACCCCGGAGGGCCGAAGAGCCGGCTGCGGCTGCTGGAGACCCGGCCGGTCGGCGACGTCGTCCTCATCCGCTACGCCCCCACCGTCCCCGGCACCGGCCCGGCCGCCTCCCCCGCCGACCGGCACTGGCTCGACCTCGCCTGCACCCTGGCCGCCGCGTGCCCGCCCTCGCGGACCGCGTTCAGCGTGGGGGCGGTCGTGGTCGCGGCGGACGGTACGGAACTGGCCCGCGGCCACTCCCGCGAGGGTGACGACCCCGTGGTCCACGCCGAGGAGGCCGCCCTCGCCAAGCTCGACCCCGCGGACCCGCGCCTGGCCACCGCCACGGTCTACAGCAGCCTCGAACCGTGCGCCCGCCGCGCCTCCCGGCCCGCGCCCTGCGCCCGGCTCGTCCTCGACGCGGGCGTCCGCCGCGTCGTCACGGCCTGGCGCGAACCGGACACGTTCGTCGAGAACGCGGCCGCGGGCAACGCACTGCTGTCGGCGGAGGGCGCCGAGGTGGTGGTGCTCCCGGAGTACGAGGATCGCGCGAAGGCGCCGAACCGGCATTTGGTGGGGTGA
- a CDS encoding GTP cyclohydrolase II, with protein MPDFPAATPRARVRVPLRFQDGYGVDAEMVTFHDLVDGREHLAIVLGDPAPGTAPLVRLHSECLTGDVFGSARCDCGPQLREAVERIADRGGVLLYLRQEGRGIGLYNKLDAYALQDQGLDTYEANAALGLPEDARDYTAAAQMLGALGIDELDLLSNNPDKAQQLRDLGVRVRDRVPTGVFTTAHNVRYLRAKVLQTQHTLPLHELTGATGLTGLSAG; from the coding sequence ATGCCCGACTTTCCCGCTGCCACCCCGCGTGCCCGCGTCCGGGTACCGCTGCGTTTCCAGGACGGCTACGGCGTCGACGCCGAGATGGTCACCTTCCACGACCTCGTCGACGGCCGGGAGCACCTGGCGATCGTCCTCGGCGACCCCGCCCCCGGCACGGCCCCGCTGGTGCGACTGCACTCCGAGTGCCTGACCGGCGACGTGTTCGGCTCGGCCCGCTGCGACTGCGGCCCGCAGCTGCGCGAGGCGGTGGAGCGGATCGCCGACCGGGGTGGCGTCCTCCTCTACCTCCGCCAGGAGGGCCGGGGCATCGGCCTCTACAACAAGCTCGACGCGTACGCCCTCCAGGACCAGGGCCTCGACACCTACGAGGCGAACGCGGCGCTCGGCCTGCCGGAGGACGCCCGGGACTACACGGCGGCGGCCCAGATGCTGGGCGCCCTCGGCATCGACGAGCTCGACCTGCTCTCCAACAACCCCGACAAGGCCCAGCAGCTGCGCGACCTCGGCGTGCGCGTGCGCGACCGCGTCCCCACGGGCGTCTTCACCACCGCCCACAACGTCCGCTACCTCCGCGCGAAGGTCCTCCAGACCCAGCACACCCTCCCCCTGCACGAGCTGACGGGCGCGACGGGCCTGACGGGCCTCTCAGCGGGCTGA
- a CDS encoding ArsI/CadI family heavy metal resistance metalloenzyme: MSRVQLALRVPDLKASIAFYSKLFGTEPAKLRDGYANFAVTEPPLKLVLIEGTAGEATRLDHLGVEVETTEAVRAATARLGEAGLATDVENDTTCCYALQDKVWVHGPGQEPWEVYVVKADADSLAKRHGSTCCATGPAEADTGTATGTEEPAVAGGCC, translated from the coding sequence ATGTCCCGCGTACAGCTCGCCCTGCGCGTCCCCGACCTGAAGGCGTCCATCGCCTTCTACAGCAAGCTGTTCGGCACCGAGCCCGCCAAACTCCGCGACGGCTACGCCAACTTCGCCGTCACCGAGCCCCCGCTCAAGCTCGTCCTCATCGAAGGCACCGCAGGCGAGGCGACCCGCCTGGACCACCTCGGCGTCGAAGTCGAGACCACCGAGGCGGTCCGTGCCGCCACGGCCCGCCTCGGCGAAGCCGGCCTGGCCACCGACGTCGAGAACGACACCACCTGCTGCTACGCCCTCCAGGACAAGGTCTGGGTCCACGGCCCCGGCCAGGAACCCTGGGAGGTCTACGTCGTGAAGGCCGACGCCGACTCCCTGGCCAAGCGGCACGGCAGCACCTGCTGCGCCACCGGCCCGGCCGAGGCCGACACGGGTACCGCTACCGGTACCGAGGAACCGGCCGTCGCGGGTGGCTGCTGCTGA
- a CDS encoding TetR/AcrR family transcriptional regulator yields MSASTSSEDRPRKRRPYAPRVPLAERREQLLDAALAVIVSDGYDRISIDAVAKRAGVARSVVYGAYENLDALLTALLDRQQARAFARLLATVPRTEEGPRDPAAFASEAVRRMSAMLREDPDTWRLILLPPGNMPTVVRDRIEADRERFRTLVEEWLALALADRPGPALDPRLLAHALVACAEHFGRVALTDPGRFDPDHLIDQVRTILGALWPPPP; encoded by the coding sequence GTGTCAGCGTCCACCTCTTCGGAAGACAGGCCGCGCAAGCGACGCCCCTACGCCCCGCGCGTCCCGCTCGCGGAACGCCGCGAGCAACTCCTCGACGCGGCCCTCGCCGTGATCGTGAGCGACGGCTACGACCGGATCTCCATCGACGCCGTGGCCAAGAGGGCCGGTGTCGCCCGGTCGGTGGTCTACGGCGCCTACGAGAACCTCGACGCCCTGCTGACGGCACTGCTCGACCGCCAGCAGGCACGCGCCTTCGCCCGGCTGCTCGCGACGGTTCCCCGCACGGAGGAGGGCCCGCGCGACCCCGCCGCGTTCGCTTCCGAGGCCGTACGCCGGATGTCCGCGATGCTCCGCGAGGACCCGGACACCTGGCGGCTGATCCTGCTGCCGCCGGGCAACATGCCGACCGTCGTCCGCGACCGCATCGAGGCCGACAGGGAACGGTTCCGGACCCTGGTCGAGGAGTGGCTCGCCCTCGCCCTGGCCGACCGCCCCGGCCCGGCACTCGACCCGCGGCTCCTCGCCCACGCACTCGTCGCCTGCGCCGAGCACTTCGGCCGGGTCGCTCTCACCGACCCCGGCAGATTCGACCCGGACCACCTGATCGACCAGGTCCGCACGATCCTCGGCGCGCTCTGGCCCCCGCCCCCATGA
- a CDS encoding chloride channel protein: MPVQTAGAGSSADPAALLRSRAYLALLAMAALIGVPVSAAAFGFLALVGEAQPLIYSDLPEALGFDGTPAWWPLPLLAVGGLLVGLTVQYLPGHGGHEPTAGFQPTGAPPPVALPGIFLAALATLCFAAVLGPEAPLLALGGGLAAAAVRLVRRDPPEQLSAVLGAAGSFAAVSSLLGSPLLGAFLLMEASGLGGPMMAMVLVPGLLASGVGALIFVGLGSWTGLGTYSLTLQDVPEATRPTAAEFGWALVIGLAAALVAAGVRWLAVRLRARVERRRVPATVIIGLIVAGLAIGYAEGTGKPATDVLYSGQTALDPFLTHSAAYSVGALALLVVCKGLAYCASLSAFRGGPIFPAMFVGAAGGILCSHLPGLSLVAGFAMGIGAMSAAMLRLPLVSVLLATLLIGTQGVTVMPLVIVAVVVSYVTTARLTPPP; this comes from the coding sequence GTGCCGGTTCAGACGGCCGGGGCCGGGTCGTCGGCGGATCCGGCGGCGCTTCTGCGGAGCCGCGCCTACCTGGCTCTTCTGGCGATGGCCGCGCTGATCGGCGTACCCGTGTCCGCGGCGGCGTTCGGCTTCCTCGCGCTGGTCGGCGAGGCCCAGCCCTTGATCTACTCGGATCTGCCCGAAGCACTGGGGTTCGACGGGACGCCGGCCTGGTGGCCGTTGCCGCTGCTGGCCGTCGGGGGACTGCTGGTGGGGCTGACGGTCCAGTACCTGCCGGGGCACGGCGGGCATGAACCGACCGCCGGGTTCCAGCCCACCGGCGCGCCCCCGCCCGTCGCACTGCCCGGCATCTTCCTCGCCGCCCTGGCCACGCTCTGCTTCGCCGCCGTCCTCGGGCCCGAGGCTCCCCTCCTGGCACTCGGCGGCGGGCTCGCCGCCGCTGCCGTACGGCTGGTCAGACGCGACCCCCCGGAGCAGCTGAGCGCGGTGTTGGGCGCGGCGGGGAGTTTCGCGGCCGTCAGCTCGCTGCTGGGGTCGCCGCTGCTGGGGGCGTTCCTCCTGATGGAGGCCTCCGGGCTGGGCGGGCCGATGATGGCGATGGTGCTGGTGCCCGGCCTGCTGGCCTCCGGTGTCGGCGCGCTCATCTTCGTCGGGCTGGGCTCCTGGACCGGCCTGGGCACCTACTCGCTCACCCTGCAGGACGTCCCCGAGGCCACCCGGCCGACCGCGGCGGAGTTCGGCTGGGCCCTGGTCATCGGGCTGGCGGCCGCGCTGGTGGCCGCGGGCGTCCGATGGCTCGCCGTCCGGCTCAGGGCGCGCGTCGAGCGGCGGCGGGTTCCGGCCACGGTCATCATCGGCCTGATCGTGGCGGGACTGGCGATCGGCTACGCGGAGGGCACCGGCAAACCGGCGACCGACGTGCTCTATTCGGGGCAGACGGCGCTGGACCCGTTCCTCACGCACAGCGCCGCGTACTCGGTCGGGGCCCTGGCGCTCCTGGTGGTGTGCAAAGGCCTCGCCTACTGCGCGTCGCTCAGCGCCTTCAGGGGAGGCCCGATCTTTCCCGCGATGTTCGTGGGCGCCGCGGGCGGCATCCTCTGCTCCCATCTGCCGGGGCTGAGCCTGGTCGCGGGGTTCGCGATGGGCATCGGGGCGATGAGCGCCGCGATGCTGCGGCTCCCGCTGGTCTCGGTCCTCCTGGCCACCCTGCTGATCGGGACCCAGGGGGTCACGGTCATGCCGCTGGTGATCGTCGCGGTGGTGGTGTCGTACGTGACCACGGCGAGACTGACACCTCCACCGTGA
- a CDS encoding PQQ-binding-like beta-propeller repeat protein, whose translation MAQALESGDPRQVGPYRIVGRLGAGGMGRVYLGLSPGGRAVAVKTIRPELTYDPQFRQRFAREAEAARAVSGAFTAAVVDADPYGDPPWLATVHVAGISLDDTIARHGPLPEASVFALGAGLSEALQAIHTAGLVHRDLKPSNVLLAPDGPKVIDFGIAISAGSSSLTRSGAVIGTPAFMSPEQLTGDRAGPAADVFALGGVLVFAATGEGAFGSGPSIGVGYRVVHDEPNLSTLPAGLRTLLGRCLDKVPARRPTVAELLAEFAGHILPEPEAAYGTDTVTLALHDGAWLPASVASSVRRAGEREDEGARGEGEGARGTGLAPVPDPTKVQEAANRPGAADTPAAPGAAEAGSHGRRTTTAGGESDLRAPTDPRLPADPRVSVDVRMPMDARPEAPPSAAGSADRGAGAPTRRRVLAVLAGAGGVAAVGVGTYLLGRGDQDPDDGSGNGTLKDPEGVPTPGRLRWKRGTGGPVAPALLATGGLVYAGSRDGSMYALDAETGKPRWQFGTGNGVYTCPAVAGGLAYFGSADYHLYAIEVKTGEQRWQFSAGGEVNSSPVVAGGVVYAGSDDARLYAVDARSGERKWTYAAEGRIRSSPVVAWNKVYVGSEDSRLHAVDAATGERRWAFATDGDVKSSPAVADRVVYVGSYDGNLYAVNCDTGELLWTFATRDGIGSSPAVSGGVVYVGSDDGHLYAVDARTGKQRWKFTIGAVVYSSPAVLGDAVYVGSKNGNLYALRTDTGKPLWTYRTGADIRSSPTANDGTVYVGNDSGTVFAVAR comes from the coding sequence ATGGCGCAGGCGTTGGAGAGCGGTGACCCTCGGCAGGTGGGGCCGTACCGCATAGTGGGCCGCCTCGGTGCGGGGGGAATGGGGCGGGTCTACCTCGGGCTCTCGCCGGGCGGGCGTGCGGTCGCCGTCAAGACCATCCGGCCCGAACTGACCTACGACCCCCAGTTCCGCCAACGGTTCGCCCGGGAGGCGGAGGCCGCTCGGGCTGTCAGCGGCGCGTTCACCGCCGCGGTCGTGGACGCGGATCCGTACGGCGATCCGCCGTGGCTCGCCACCGTCCATGTCGCCGGCATCTCGCTCGACGACACCATCGCACGCCACGGGCCGCTCCCCGAGGCCTCGGTGTTCGCGCTGGGCGCCGGCCTGAGCGAGGCGCTCCAGGCCATCCACACCGCGGGGCTCGTCCACCGGGATCTGAAGCCCTCCAACGTGCTGCTGGCCCCCGACGGCCCCAAGGTGATCGACTTCGGGATCGCGATCAGTGCCGGATCGAGTTCACTGACCCGCAGCGGCGCCGTCATCGGCACCCCCGCGTTCATGTCGCCCGAGCAACTGACGGGCGACCGGGCCGGTCCGGCCGCCGATGTGTTCGCCCTCGGCGGCGTACTCGTCTTCGCCGCCACCGGCGAGGGCGCCTTCGGGTCCGGTCCGTCGATCGGCGTCGGCTATCGGGTCGTCCACGACGAGCCCAACCTGTCCACCCTCCCCGCAGGGCTGCGCACGCTTCTCGGCCGCTGTCTCGACAAGGTCCCGGCCCGTCGGCCCACCGTCGCCGAACTGCTCGCCGAGTTCGCCGGGCACATCCTCCCGGAGCCCGAGGCGGCGTACGGCACGGACACCGTGACCCTCGCTCTGCACGACGGCGCCTGGTTGCCCGCCTCCGTGGCCTCCTCGGTGCGACGGGCCGGGGAGAGGGAGGACGAGGGCGCGCGCGGGGAGGGTGAGGGCGCGCGCGGGACGGGCTTGGCGCCGGTGCCGGACCCGACGAAGGTGCAGGAGGCGGCCAACCGGCCGGGGGCGGCGGACACTCCGGCTGCGCCGGGGGCGGCAGAGGCGGGGTCCCACGGTAGGCGGACCACGACCGCGGGGGGTGAGTCCGACCTCCGTGCTCCTACGGACCCTCGCCTTCCCGCGGACCCACGCGTTTCTGTGGACGTCCGCATGCCCATGGACGCCCGCCCGGAAGCGCCCCCGTCGGCAGCCGGCTCGGCTGACCGTGGTGCCGGGGCCCCGACCCGCCGCCGGGTGCTGGCCGTGCTCGCCGGAGCGGGTGGCGTCGCCGCCGTGGGCGTGGGCACGTATCTGCTGGGGCGTGGTGACCAGGACCCCGACGACGGGTCCGGCAACGGCACCCTGAAGGACCCGGAGGGTGTGCCGACTCCGGGGCGGTTGAGGTGGAAGCGCGGCACCGGAGGTCCGGTGGCACCCGCGCTCCTCGCCACGGGCGGGCTGGTGTACGCCGGTAGCAGGGACGGGAGCATGTACGCCCTGGACGCCGAGACCGGCAAGCCGCGCTGGCAGTTCGGCACGGGCAACGGCGTCTACACCTGCCCCGCCGTGGCCGGTGGCCTGGCCTACTTCGGCAGCGCGGACTACCACCTCTACGCGATCGAGGTGAAGACCGGTGAGCAGCGCTGGCAGTTCAGCGCCGGCGGTGAGGTCAACTCCTCGCCCGTGGTCGCCGGGGGAGTGGTCTACGCGGGCAGCGACGACGCGCGACTGTACGCCGTGGACGCCCGTTCCGGCGAGAGGAAGTGGACGTACGCCGCCGAGGGTCGGATCCGTTCCTCCCCGGTCGTCGCCTGGAACAAGGTCTACGTGGGCAGCGAGGACTCCCGGCTCCACGCCGTCGACGCGGCGACCGGCGAACGCCGTTGGGCCTTCGCGACCGACGGCGACGTCAAATCCTCACCGGCCGTCGCCGACCGCGTCGTCTACGTGGGCAGCTACGACGGCAACCTGTACGCCGTGAACTGCGACACCGGTGAACTCCTCTGGACCTTCGCCACCCGGGACGGGATCGGCTCCTCGCCGGCCGTGTCCGGAGGCGTGGTCTACGTCGGCAGCGACGACGGCCACCTGTACGCCGTCGACGCCCGCACCGGGAAGCAGCGGTGGAAGTTCACGATCGGCGCCGTCGTCTATTCCTCCCCGGCCGTCCTCGGCGACGCCGTGTACGTCGGCAGCAAGAACGGCAACCTCTACGCCCTACGGACGGACACCGGCAAACCCCTGTGGACGTACCGCACCGGCGCGGACATCCGCTCCTCGCCCACGGCGAACGACGGCACGGTCTACGTCGGCAACGACAGCGGCACGGTCTTCGCGGTCGCGCGCTGA
- a CDS encoding oxygenase MpaB family protein, protein MAKLRRSEVEPHEDHGFFGPGSVVWKVWSYPTAPTVGFQRAVVVEELDPPLVAAVHATQGIYRRSRTRYDRTLRYFAMVAFAGSREVCRAADVLVKVHSKAIGDLPYGGGTYDANDPASQLWIQLTGWHSILYAYERYGPGKLSEQEEREYWEACAVAAELQTCSSDDVPRSRDGVRAYFERMRPRLSASPIARQAMNHLLRTELVLPPVPRWAKPASAAVAKAQRIATIATLPRWMREMAGIRQSRLLDVLIVPVMRTAFALAHLSPRAELRLLALLSPSTVPVIAPIKLGIPPRNPEVVTPAEARARHGYARPAEAHLDFRARQAARVFDDGKAPSDQGLIESQEILGPLA, encoded by the coding sequence ATGGCGAAGCTGAGGCGGAGCGAGGTCGAACCGCACGAGGACCACGGCTTCTTCGGCCCAGGCTCGGTGGTGTGGAAGGTCTGGAGCTATCCGACGGCGCCGACGGTGGGCTTCCAGCGGGCCGTGGTCGTGGAGGAACTCGACCCGCCGCTGGTGGCCGCCGTCCACGCGACCCAGGGCATCTACCGCCGCTCGCGCACCCGCTACGACCGGACCCTGCGGTACTTCGCGATGGTGGCCTTCGCCGGTTCGCGCGAGGTGTGCCGGGCCGCCGACGTCCTGGTCAAGGTCCATTCCAAGGCGATCGGCGACCTGCCCTACGGCGGCGGCACCTACGACGCCAACGACCCCGCCTCGCAACTGTGGATCCAGCTCACCGGCTGGCACTCGATCCTCTACGCGTACGAGAGGTACGGGCCCGGCAAGCTCAGCGAGCAGGAGGAGCGGGAGTACTGGGAGGCGTGCGCGGTCGCCGCGGAACTGCAGACGTGCTCCTCCGACGACGTCCCCCGCAGCCGGGACGGTGTCCGGGCGTACTTCGAGCGGATGCGCCCGCGGCTGTCCGCCAGCCCGATCGCCCGCCAGGCCATGAACCACCTCCTGAGGACCGAACTCGTACTGCCGCCGGTGCCGCGCTGGGCGAAGCCGGCGAGCGCGGCGGTGGCGAAGGCGCAGCGGATCGCCACGATCGCCACCCTGCCGCGTTGGATGCGCGAGATGGCCGGGATCCGGCAGTCCCGCCTCCTCGACGTGCTCATCGTGCCCGTCATGAGGACGGCGTTCGCGCTCGCCCACCTCAGCCCCCGGGCCGAACTGCGGCTGTTGGCGCTGCTCTCGCCCTCCACGGTTCCGGTGATCGCGCCGATCAAGCTGGGCATCCCTCCCCGTAACCCCGAGGTAGTGACCCCGGCGGAGGCCCGCGCCCGCCACGGCTACGCCAGGCCCGCCGAAGCCCACCTGGACTTCCGGGCCCGACAGGCGGCCCGTGTCTTCGACGACGGCAAGGCCCCCAGCGATCAGGGCCTGATCGAGTCCCAGGAGATCCTGGGCCCGCTGGCCTGA
- a CDS encoding PP2C family protein-serine/threonine phosphatase, whose protein sequence is MREPGGRRFSYARTLARLLPLLLLAVGLFYDHFTPREFTAVPFFTAAPLVTAPLFTLFGTVVVGVASVAGITAVRLHYDDAGHVDALTEIATVATVAVLAVLINRLVRRSDARLATAREIAEAAQRAVLPVPQERIGGLEIAARYEAAQAGASIGGDLYAVQDSPHGVRLIVGDVRGKGLGAVSAVAVLIGAFREAAEQEATLEAVAQRLERALAREGTRREAARRDAAVEHEGFVTAVLAEFPHGAGRARIVNRGHPSPLLLLADGTLCTLDAQRPALPLGMDDLGTWPDRAEETGFPAGATLLFYTDGLSEARDAHGVFYDPAARLSGRTFTAPRALLTTLAEEVRRHTGDRTTDDMALLAVRRP, encoded by the coding sequence ATGCGGGAGCCGGGTGGGCGGCGGTTCTCGTACGCCCGTACGCTCGCCCGCCTCCTTCCCTTGCTGCTGCTCGCCGTCGGCCTCTTCTACGACCACTTCACCCCGCGCGAGTTCACCGCGGTCCCCTTCTTCACCGCCGCGCCCTTGGTGACGGCCCCGCTCTTCACGCTGTTCGGCACGGTGGTCGTCGGCGTCGCGTCGGTGGCCGGCATCACCGCCGTACGCCTCCACTACGACGACGCGGGCCATGTGGACGCGCTCACCGAGATCGCCACGGTGGCCACCGTCGCCGTGCTGGCCGTCCTCATCAACCGCCTCGTGCGCCGCAGCGACGCCCGGCTCGCCACCGCCCGGGAGATCGCCGAGGCGGCGCAGCGGGCCGTACTGCCCGTGCCGCAGGAGCGGATCGGCGGGCTGGAGATCGCCGCGCGGTACGAGGCCGCGCAGGCCGGGGCGTCGATCGGCGGCGATCTGTACGCGGTGCAGGACTCGCCCCACGGCGTACGGCTGATCGTGGGTGACGTACGCGGCAAGGGGCTCGGGGCGGTGTCGGCGGTGGCGGTGCTGATCGGGGCGTTCCGGGAGGCGGCCGAACAGGAGGCGACGCTCGAAGCGGTGGCGCAGCGGCTGGAACGGGCGCTGGCCAGGGAGGGGACGCGGCGGGAGGCCGCGCGCCGGGACGCGGCGGTGGAGCACGAGGGGTTCGTGACGGCGGTGCTCGCGGAGTTCCCGCACGGCGCGGGCCGCGCCCGGATCGTCAACCGGGGCCACCCCTCGCCCCTGCTGCTGCTCGCCGACGGCACGCTGTGCACCCTGGACGCCCAGCGGCCCGCGCTGCCCCTCGGCATGGACGACCTGGGCACCTGGCCCGACCGCGCGGAGGAGACCGGGTTCCCGGCCGGAGCCACGCTGCTCTTCTACACCGACGGCCTCTCCGAGGCGCGGGACGCGCACGGGGTCTTCTACGACCCGGCCGCGCGCCTCTCCGGCCGTACCTTCACCGCCCCGCGCGCCCTGCTGACGACTCTCGCGGAGGAGGTGCGCCGGCACACGGGTGACCGCACCACGGACGACATGGCGCTCCTGGCGGTCCGCCGCCCCTGA
- the cyaB gene encoding class IV adenylate cyclase, which translates to MIEAELKARVRAPEAVARALDARGEGRSETYQDTYYDLPDGSLRARDEELRLRFLADHGSGDRRTLLTFKAAAVDEASGSKPEFETRVGDSQVAHAILEHLGYVPAIVFEKRCRSHAFEAYGRRMLATLVRVPELDGTFLEIETLVQEEAEVAAALDDIRAVLDELGVAPEDLTRELYTEAVAAARRIHGSGG; encoded by the coding sequence GTGATCGAGGCGGAGTTGAAGGCTCGGGTTCGGGCGCCGGAGGCGGTCGCGCGGGCGCTCGACGCGCGGGGTGAGGGCAGGTCCGAGACGTATCAGGACACGTACTACGACCTGCCGGACGGCAGTCTGCGGGCGCGGGACGAGGAGTTACGGCTGCGGTTCCTGGCCGACCACGGTTCGGGCGACCGGCGCACGCTGCTGACCTTCAAGGCGGCCGCGGTGGACGAGGCGTCCGGTTCGAAGCCGGAGTTCGAGACACGGGTCGGCGACTCGCAGGTCGCGCACGCCATCCTGGAGCACCTCGGCTACGTACCGGCGATCGTGTTCGAGAAGCGCTGCCGCAGCCACGCGTTCGAGGCGTACGGCCGGCGGATGCTGGCGACGCTCGTCCGGGTGCCCGAGTTGGACGGCACGTTCCTGGAGATCGAGACCCTGGTCCAGGAGGAGGCCGAGGTCGCCGCGGCCCTGGACGACATCCGCGCGGTGCTGGACGAGCTGGGCGTCGCCCCCGAGGACCTCACCCGCGAGCTCTACACCGAAGCGGTGGCGGCGGCTCGCCGTATCCATGGCTCCGGCGGATGA